In Flavobacterium praedii, the DNA window CTAAATCTTTTACGGATTTGTAATCGAATGTTTTTGGAACTGCTACCGAAACTTTGCATTTTGAAAAACCTAATTTTTGAATTACTTCAATTTTTTTTCCTTTTTCAACCAATAAATTATCTCCAACAATAGCTATGTCTACGACTCCATCAATTAAATATTGAGGTATATCCGAATTTCGTAAATACAAAACCTCCAAAGGAAAATTAGAAGCTTCTGCTTTTAATTGGTCTATACCATTATCGATAGAGATACCTGCATCTTTAAGGATTTGAATGCTTTCTTCGTTTAAACGACCTGATTTTTGAATGGCAATTTTAAGTGTACTCATTTTAGTTTTTTTAGTTTTTTGTTTAGATTAAAGCTTGAGTACAAAGAATAGGCAATAAAAAACCCGTTTGATGTACTCAAACGGGTTTAGATTATTGTGATTTACACGCATACCATTAACACATCGCTTGAGAGCAATTATGAGAATGATGATGATGTAATTGAATTGATAACATAACTTTATAATATTAGATAACTCTTTGTTTCTTTTGCAAATATAGAGGATAAATCAATTACAATCCAATTTTTATTTTAACGTTTCGATAATTATTTGTTAAATTAAATATGCTTAGGCAATAAATATGATAAAATAGTGAAAAGTAATTAAATATTGTAAAAAATCATGGTTGTTTAAAAATGTTAAACACCTATTAGTACTATTTTACATATTACCAACAGGTGTTTAACCAATCCTAAATAATTATTAGTAATTTACTAATTTAAAACAGCTTCCAAAGAAGGTCCAGCAGCGACTAAACGTTTTCCTTCTTCAGTATCTGTATATTGTTCAAAGTATTTGATGTAACGAGAAGTTAAATCTCTTGCTTTGCTTGCCCATTCTTCTTTATCAGCATAAGTATCTCTTGGGTCAAGGATTCCTTCGCTTACTTTTGGTAATTCAGTTGGAATCGTCAAGTTTAAGAATGGAATGTCAATTGTAGGTGCATTTTCAATTTCACCACTAATAATTGCATCAATTATTGCTCTAGTGTTTTTTAATGAAATTCTTTTTCCAGTTCCATTCCATCCTGTGTTAACTAAGTATGCTTTTGCATTGTGTTCTTTCATTTTACCAATTAATGTTTTAGAATACATTGTTGGGTGTAATGTTAAGAATGCTTCACCAAATGCTGGAGAGAAAGATGGTTCTGGAGCAGTAATTCCTCTTTCAGTTCCTGCTAATTTAGAAGTGTATCCACATAAGAAGTGGTATTGAGCTTGATCATCAGTCAATATAGATACTGGAGGCAATACTCCAAATGCATCAGCAGAAAGATAGATAATTTTGCTTGCGTGTCCTGCTTTTGAAGGCAATACAATTTTGTTAATATGGTGAATTGGGTAAGAAACTCTAGAGTTTTCAGTAATTGAATGATCGTAATAGTCGATTTCTCCATACTCATCAACAATTACATTCTCTAATAATGCATCTCTTTTGATTGCTCTCCAGATGTCTGGTTCATTGTTTTCGCTCAAGTCAATTACTTTTGCATAACATCCACCTTCATAGTTGAATACACCATTGTTATCCCATCCATGTTCGTCATCTCCAATTAAGTAACGTTTTGGATCTGCAGATAAAGTAGTTTTTCCTGTTCCAGAAAGTCCAAAGAATACTGCTACATCTCCTTTTTCACCTACGTTAGCTGAACAGTGCATTGAAGCCATTCCTTTTAAAGGCAAGTAGTAGTTCATCATTGCGAACATTCCTTTTTTCATTTCTCCACCGTACCAAGTTCCACCAATAATTTGGATTTTTTCAGTAAGATTAAATAAAACGAAGTTTTCTGAATTTAATCCTTGTTCTTTCCAGTTTGGATTAGTTGCTTTTGAACCATTCATTACAATGAAATCTGGCTCACCAAAGTTTTCCAATTCATAGATAGAAGGTCTGATAAACATATTTGTAACAAAATGTGCTTGCCAAGCCACTTCCATTACGAAACGAACTTTAAGTCTTGTATCCGCATTTGTACCACAAAATGCATCAACAACATATAGTTTAGGTGAAGTTGAAAGTTGTTCTAATGTTAAAGCTTTTAATTCATCCCAAATTGCTTTAGTTGTAGGATAGTTAGGAGAACTAATTCCACTTTCTTTATCCCAGCAAATTGTATCTTTTGTTACATCATCTTTAACAATATATCTATCTTTAGGAGAACGACCAGTGAAAATTCCGGTTTTTACA includes these proteins:
- the pckA gene encoding phosphoenolpyruvate carboxykinase (ATP), with the translated sequence MKNIKIIQELHNLGITGYHEVVYNPSYEELYQAEVSHKRKGYEKGALTDTGSVAVKTGIFTGRSPKDRYIVKDDVTKDTICWDKESGISSPNYPTTKAIWDELKALTLEQLSTSPKLYVVDAFCGTNADTRLKVRFVMEVAWQAHFVTNMFIRPSIYELENFGEPDFIVMNGSKATNPNWKEQGLNSENFVLFNLTEKIQIIGGTWYGGEMKKGMFAMMNYYLPLKGMASMHCSANVGEKGDVAVFFGLSGTGKTTLSADPKRYLIGDDEHGWDNNGVFNYEGGCYAKVIDLSENNEPDIWRAIKRDALLENVIVDEYGEIDYYDHSITENSRVSYPIHHINKIVLPSKAGHASKIIYLSADAFGVLPPVSILTDDQAQYHFLCGYTSKLAGTERGITAPEPSFSPAFGEAFLTLHPTMYSKTLIGKMKEHNAKAYLVNTGWNGTGKRISLKNTRAIIDAIISGEIENAPTIDIPFLNLTIPTELPKVSEGILDPRDTYADKEEWASKARDLTSRYIKYFEQYTDTEEGKRLVAAGPSLEAVLN